One window of the Nicotiana tabacum cultivar K326 chromosome 4, ASM71507v2, whole genome shotgun sequence genome contains the following:
- the LOC107779394 gene encoding uncharacterized protein LOC107779394 isoform X2 has product MESAAVLRSFHHSVGATSHMRSVIEMPGVFPMNNVAFSKPTKLPVKGSSSGAKLVSSTNKHNRLILYCAKTSETTVTAKSDDSHQKVPTEKSPLPTATFPKGFEALITEVCDDTEVAELKLKIGDFELHLKRNIEAPIVPAPVVSTPPPPPPPPSASKPSNASTAAAPATSPGKSSSEKISPFTNVAAEKSAKLAALETTGASGYVLVSCPTVGSFRRARTLKGKKQPPACKEGDVIKEGQIIGFLDQFGTELPVRSDAAGEVLKILFNDGEAVGYGDPLIAVLPSFRGI; this is encoded by the exons ATGGAGTCCGCCGCTGTTCTCCGCTCCTTTCACC ATTCAGTAGGTGCCACTTCCCATATGAGGTCAGTAATCGAAATGCCTGGTGTTTTTCCAATGAATAATGTTGCATTCTCCAAGCCTACTAAGTTGCCCGTTAAGGGATCCTCCAGTGGTGCAAAGCTCGTGTCTTCTACTAACAAGCATAATAGATTGATACTGTATTGTGCAAAGACATCTGAAACAACTGTGACAGCAAAATCTGACG ATAGCCACCAAAAAGTGCCAACGGAGAAGAGTCCACTGCCAACAGCAACATTTCCAAAGGGTTTTGAG GCTCTGATTACCGAAGTGTGTGATGATACAGAGGTTGCTGAGCTGAAACTTAAG ATCGGAGATTTCGAACTGCACCTGAAGCGGAACATTGAAGCTCCAATAGTGCCTGCACCTGTTGTTTCCACAccgccaccaccaccaccaccacctagCGCAAGTAAACCATCCAATGCATCAACAGCTGCTGCTCCTGCAACTTCCCCGGGAAAATCTTCCTCAGAAAAGATCAGCCCATTCACAAACGTCGCTGCTGAGAAATCAGCAAAATTAGCAGCACTAGAGACTACTGGAGCTAGTGGTTATGTTCTTGTATCATGCCCGACG GTTGGTTCATTCCGAAGGGCCAGGACATTAAAGGGAAAGAAACAACCACCTGCTTGTAAAGAG GGTGATGTTATCAAGGAGGGACAGATTATTGGCTTTTTGGATCAGTTTGGGACAGAACTTCCTGTCAGA TCAGATGCCGCTGGAGAAGTCTTGAAGATCCTCTTTAATGACGGTG AAGCTGTTGGTTACGGTGATCCACTTATTGCTGTCTTGCCATCATTTCGTGGTATCTAA
- the LOC107779394 gene encoding uncharacterized protein LOC107779394 isoform X1, which yields MESAAVLRSFHHSVGATSHMRSVIEMPGVFPMNNVAFSKPTKLPVKGSSSGAKLVSSTNKHNRLILYCAKTSETTVTAKSDGAVLTDSHQKVPTEKSPLPTATFPKGFEALITEVCDDTEVAELKLKIGDFELHLKRNIEAPIVPAPVVSTPPPPPPPPSASKPSNASTAAAPATSPGKSSSEKISPFTNVAAEKSAKLAALETTGASGYVLVSCPTVGSFRRARTLKGKKQPPACKEGDVIKEGQIIGFLDQFGTELPVRSDAAGEVLKILFNDGEAVGYGDPLIAVLPSFRGI from the exons ATGGAGTCCGCCGCTGTTCTCCGCTCCTTTCACC ATTCAGTAGGTGCCACTTCCCATATGAGGTCAGTAATCGAAATGCCTGGTGTTTTTCCAATGAATAATGTTGCATTCTCCAAGCCTACTAAGTTGCCCGTTAAGGGATCCTCCAGTGGTGCAAAGCTCGTGTCTTCTACTAACAAGCATAATAGATTGATACTGTATTGTGCAAAGACATCTGAAACAACTGTGACAGCAAAATCTGACG GAGCTGTTCTTACAGATAGCCACCAAAAAGTGCCAACGGAGAAGAGTCCACTGCCAACAGCAACATTTCCAAAGGGTTTTGAG GCTCTGATTACCGAAGTGTGTGATGATACAGAGGTTGCTGAGCTGAAACTTAAG ATCGGAGATTTCGAACTGCACCTGAAGCGGAACATTGAAGCTCCAATAGTGCCTGCACCTGTTGTTTCCACAccgccaccaccaccaccaccacctagCGCAAGTAAACCATCCAATGCATCAACAGCTGCTGCTCCTGCAACTTCCCCGGGAAAATCTTCCTCAGAAAAGATCAGCCCATTCACAAACGTCGCTGCTGAGAAATCAGCAAAATTAGCAGCACTAGAGACTACTGGAGCTAGTGGTTATGTTCTTGTATCATGCCCGACG GTTGGTTCATTCCGAAGGGCCAGGACATTAAAGGGAAAGAAACAACCACCTGCTTGTAAAGAG GGTGATGTTATCAAGGAGGGACAGATTATTGGCTTTTTGGATCAGTTTGGGACAGAACTTCCTGTCAGA TCAGATGCCGCTGGAGAAGTCTTGAAGATCCTCTTTAATGACGGTG AAGCTGTTGGTTACGGTGATCCACTTATTGCTGTCTTGCCATCATTTCGTGGTATCTAA